From Microcystis aeruginosa NIES-2549, a single genomic window includes:
- a CDS encoding ABC transporter substrate-binding protein, with product MSQKNETVTLLLALLITLIFFGAGSWWLYILFQERKNPNNLSNIEKISPGQKSISAQARFSQGENLLVVEGASSDKQAAIQALGKGDFQQAVYLLERSLQTNRNDPEALIYLNNARIGEAKSYSIAVSVPIGGSVNTSLEILRGVAQSQNQINQAGGINGTPLKVLIADDAYNPEIAVQIAQKLAADNSILGVVGHTSSDTSLAAAAIYQKAGLVMISPVSTSVKLSNFGDYIFRSVPSDFVAARALAESSLQKNPNVKAVVFFNSQSNYSQSLKSEFITALGLGGGQVVSEFDLSSLTFSPSKSLQQAQQEGANLIALLGDSGTLDKALQVVHINGQKLPIVAGDVVYSPKTLDVGGKNALDMVVAVAWHLAANPNSPFVNNSRQLWQGDVNWRTATAYDATQALIAGIKAESSREGVKQALRSSDFSVPGATNPVRFLPSGDRNQSVQLVVVKPGSRSSFGVDFVPISR from the coding sequence ATGAGCCAGAAAAATGAGACCGTTACCCTGCTTTTAGCCCTGCTGATTACCCTAATATTTTTTGGGGCTGGTAGTTGGTGGTTATACATTCTTTTTCAAGAAAGAAAGAACCCAAACAATCTTTCTAACATCGAGAAAATATCACCCGGGCAAAAATCGATATCGGCACAAGCAAGATTTAGTCAAGGGGAAAACTTATTAGTAGTTGAAGGGGCTTCTTCTGACAAACAAGCCGCCATACAGGCACTCGGAAAAGGAGACTTTCAGCAAGCAGTTTACCTCCTAGAAAGATCCCTGCAAACTAATCGAAATGATCCCGAAGCTCTCATCTACTTAAATAACGCCCGTATTGGTGAAGCTAAGTCCTATAGTATCGCCGTTTCCGTGCCAATTGGGGGCAGTGTCAACACCTCCCTAGAAATTTTACGAGGAGTTGCCCAATCTCAAAATCAAATCAATCAAGCCGGGGGAATTAATGGCACTCCTTTAAAAGTTCTCATTGCTGATGATGCTTATAATCCCGAAATTGCCGTTCAAATTGCCCAAAAATTAGCGGCTGACAACAGTATTTTAGGAGTAGTAGGACACACTAGCAGTGACACCTCTTTAGCGGCGGCGGCTATCTATCAAAAAGCAGGATTAGTAATGATTTCCCCCGTCAGTACCTCAGTTAAACTCTCCAATTTTGGTGACTATATCTTTCGTTCTGTTCCCAGTGATTTTGTGGCGGCACGGGCATTAGCCGAATCTAGCTTGCAAAAAAATCCTAACGTCAAGGCAGTGGTATTTTTTAACTCCCAAAGTAATTATAGTCAATCCCTAAAATCTGAATTTATCACCGCTTTAGGATTAGGAGGAGGTCAAGTGGTGAGTGAATTTGATCTATCTTCCCTGACTTTTTCCCCGTCTAAAAGCCTCCAACAAGCTCAACAGGAGGGAGCAAATCTAATCGCCCTTCTTGGGGATAGTGGTACCCTAGATAAGGCTTTGCAGGTGGTTCACATCAATGGTCAAAAATTACCGATTGTGGCGGGTGATGTCGTTTATAGCCCCAAAACTCTGGATGTAGGCGGAAAAAATGCCCTGGACATGGTTGTGGCTGTCGCTTGGCATTTGGCGGCTAATCCGAACAGTCCTTTTGTGAATAATTCCCGCCAATTGTGGCAAGGAGACGTAAATTGGCGCACTGCCACCGCCTATGACGCTACCCAGGCTTTAATCGCTGGCATTAAGGCAGAATCTAGCCGAGAGGGAGTTAAACAGGCGTTAAGAAGCAGTGATTTTTCTGTGCCTGGGGCGACTAATCCAGTGCGATTTTTACCGTCTGGCGATCGCAATCAATCCGTGCAATTAGTGGTAGTTAAACCCGGTTCTCGTTCTAGTTTTGGGGTGGATTTTGTGCCAATTTCTCGATAA
- a CDS encoding WecB/TagA/CpsF family glycosyltransferase, whose translation MLETPPKYSVLGLPVHLLDNYSRWLIDRLYQGFGSHVVTLNAEMAMLGENDAKVAQVIREADLVIPDGAGIVIYLKLRGRKQTRCPGIELSESLITELGMQGESSPIAFFGGKPGITEKAASNWQKKIPNIRILANHGYLSSEEMSDWIEVLKDQQPRLILVGLGVPRQEYWIREHRHLCPQAIWVGVGGSFDIWSGIKIRAPRFFCDNNLEWLYRLYQEPWRWKRMLALPKFFWRSLFYS comes from the coding sequence ATGTTAGAAACTCCCCCCAAATATTCTGTTCTTGGTTTACCGGTTCATCTCCTCGATAACTACAGTCGTTGGTTAATCGATCGCCTCTATCAAGGTTTTGGTTCCCACGTTGTCACTCTCAATGCAGAAATGGCAATGTTAGGAGAAAATGATGCTAAAGTAGCCCAAGTTATTCGGGAAGCAGATTTAGTTATTCCCGACGGCGCGGGGATTGTTATTTACTTAAAATTAAGGGGCAGAAAACAAACCCGCTGCCCCGGTATTGAATTATCAGAATCCTTAATTACTGAGTTAGGAATGCAGGGAGAAAGTTCTCCTATTGCTTTTTTTGGTGGTAAACCGGGGATTACGGAAAAAGCGGCAAGTAATTGGCAGAAAAAGATACCTAATATCCGTATTCTGGCTAACCACGGTTATCTATCTTCCGAGGAAATGTCCGATTGGATCGAGGTGTTAAAAGATCAACAACCTCGGTTAATTTTAGTTGGTTTGGGAGTACCCCGACAAGAATATTGGATTAGGGAACATCGCCATCTCTGTCCCCAAGCTATCTGGGTAGGTGTGGGGGGCAGTTTTGATATCTGGTCCGGGATAAAAATCCGCGCCCCTCGCTTTTTCTGTGACAATAATTTAGAGTGGTTGTATCGACTATATCAGGAACCTTGGCGCTGGAAAAGAATGTTAGCTTTACCTAAATTTTTCTGGCGCTCTCTTTTTTATTCCTAG
- the ureG gene encoding urease accessory protein UreG encodes MSCLRVGIAGPVGSGKTALLDALCKNLRDQYPIAVVTNDIYTQEDAQFLVRSQALAPERILGVETGGCPHTAIREDASINLVAIEQLERKFANLKLIFLESGGDNLAATFSPELVDLTIYVIDVAAGDKIPRKGGPGITKSDLLVINKIDLAPMVGADLGVMDRDAKKMRGDKPFIFTNLKTREGLERVIAFIEKNL; translated from the coding sequence ATGTCTTGCTTGCGCGTGGGAATTGCCGGTCCGGTGGGTTCAGGAAAAACAGCCCTTCTCGATGCTCTGTGTAAAAATTTGCGGGATCAATATCCGATCGCCGTAGTCACCAATGACATTTATACTCAAGAAGATGCCCAATTTTTAGTGCGATCGCAAGCTTTAGCCCCGGAAAGAATTTTAGGAGTAGAAACGGGAGGATGTCCCCATACAGCTATTCGCGAGGATGCCTCAATTAACTTAGTTGCCATTGAACAGTTAGAGAGAAAATTTGCTAACTTAAAGCTAATTTTTCTGGAAAGTGGTGGTGACAACTTAGCGGCAACCTTTAGCCCCGAATTAGTAGATTTAACCATCTATGTGATTGACGTGGCAGCCGGAGATAAAATCCCTCGCAAGGGAGGACCTGGTATCACCAAATCAGATTTATTGGTAATCAATAAAATAGATTTAGCCCCGATGGTGGGGGCAGATTTAGGGGTCATGGATAGAGATGCCAAAAAGATGCGCGGGGATAAACCCTTTATCTTCACCAACTTGAAAACACGGGAAGGATTAGAGCGAGTGATTGCCTTTATCGAAAAGAATTTATAA
- a CDS encoding Maf family protein, which yields MSIPLILASASPARKKLLQMVGIDPIVRVSNFDESTINADDTLHLVQTLAQCKAQTIAPQFDLGLILGCDSVLEVAGEVYGKPKDKSEAIERWQKMRGQVGTLYTGHALIDRVNHQTLTRCGITKVHFANISDETIIAYVDTEEPLKCAGCFALEGKGGLFIERLEGCHSNVIGLSLPLFRQMLTDFGYQITDFW from the coding sequence ATGTCTATTCCCTTGATTCTTGCTTCCGCTTCTCCCGCGCGTAAAAAACTATTACAAATGGTAGGAATCGATCCGATTGTGCGAGTGAGTAACTTTGATGAATCGACAATTAATGCCGATGATACTCTCCATCTTGTCCAAACTTTAGCCCAATGTAAAGCGCAAACGATCGCCCCCCAATTTGATTTAGGATTAATTCTTGGTTGTGATTCCGTCTTAGAAGTAGCGGGGGAAGTCTATGGCAAACCCAAGGATAAATCAGAAGCGATCGAGCGTTGGCAAAAAATGCGTGGTCAGGTGGGTACACTCTATACAGGTCATGCTTTAATCGATCGAGTTAATCATCAAACTTTGACTCGTTGTGGGATTACTAAAGTTCACTTTGCCAATATCAGCGATGAAACAATTATTGCCTACGTTGACACCGAAGAACCCCTCAAATGTGCCGGCTGTTTTGCCTTAGAAGGAAAGGGGGGTTTATTCATAGAAAGATTGGAGGGATGTCACAGTAATGTTATCGGTTTAAGTTTACCCCTATTTAGGCAGATGTTAACGGATTTTGGCTACCAAATCACTGACTTTTGGTGA
- the psbP gene encoding photosystem II reaction center PsbP gives MIKSLLATFLLITTLLFTGCTTPIAGLQGYTSGSQGYQFLYPKGWTQVEVKKVAGVDVVFHDLIETSENLSVIINPVPDNKTLTDLGTPSEVGYRLLKNNSLNPNLDKEVELIRSESHQIDGQDYYILEYQVKLANGQERHNLASVTVNNNKLYSFNLSTSQKRWTQIQELFETIVDSFSVS, from the coding sequence ATGATTAAATCTCTTTTGGCGACTTTCCTCCTAATTACCACCCTCCTCTTCACCGGTTGTACAACTCCCATCGCTGGACTGCAAGGATACACCAGTGGCAGCCAAGGCTATCAATTTTTATATCCTAAGGGTTGGACGCAGGTGGAGGTGAAAAAAGTTGCGGGAGTAGATGTGGTTTTTCATGATCTGATCGAAACGAGCGAAAATTTAAGCGTTATTATCAACCCCGTTCCCGACAATAAAACCTTAACAGATTTAGGGACACCCTCGGAAGTTGGCTATCGTCTCCTGAAAAATAACAGTCTTAACCCCAATCTCGATAAGGAAGTAGAATTAATTCGCTCAGAATCTCATCAAATCGACGGTCAAGATTATTATATCCTCGAATATCAAGTTAAATTAGCCAACGGCCAAGAACGTCATAATCTGGCCAGCGTCACGGTTAATAATAATAAACTCTATTCTTTTAATCTTTCCACTTCCCAAAAACGTTGGACGCAAATTCAAGAACTCTTTGAAACTATCGTTGATTCTTTCTCGGTTAGTTAG